In Mycobacterium sp. Aquia_216, a genomic segment contains:
- the glpX gene encoding class II fructose-bisphosphatase gives MTASGGSGSSSTATSGPEPQVRARREAPDRNLALELVRVTEAGAMAAGRWVGRGDKEGGDGAAVDAIRELVNSVSMRGVVVIGEGEKDEAPMLFNGEEVGNGDGPECDFAVDPVDGTTLMSKGMPNAISVLAVADRGAMFDPSAVFYMNKIAVGPDAAHVLDITAPIADNIREVAKVKSLSVRDMTVCILDRPRHAQLIQDVRDTGARIRLITDGDVAGAISTCRPGSGTDMLAGIGGTPEGIIAAAAIRCMGGAIQAQLAPRDDAERRKALDAGYDLDQILTTRDLVSGENVFFCATGVTDGDLLQGVHYSPGGCTTQSIVMRSKSGTVRMIEAYHRLSKLNEYSAIDFTGDSTAAYPLP, from the coding sequence ATGACAGCATCGGGCGGATCCGGTTCGTCGTCCACCGCGACCTCGGGCCCCGAGCCGCAGGTACGGGCGCGCCGCGAAGCCCCAGACCGCAACCTGGCCCTGGAACTGGTACGGGTCACCGAGGCCGGCGCGATGGCCGCCGGCCGCTGGGTGGGTCGTGGTGACAAGGAGGGCGGCGACGGCGCGGCCGTCGACGCGATCCGCGAGCTGGTCAACTCGGTGTCGATGCGCGGTGTGGTCGTGATCGGCGAGGGCGAGAAAGACGAAGCTCCGATGTTGTTCAACGGCGAGGAGGTCGGCAACGGCGACGGGCCGGAGTGCGATTTCGCCGTCGACCCGGTGGATGGCACCACGCTGATGAGCAAGGGCATGCCCAACGCCATTTCGGTGCTGGCCGTCGCCGATCGCGGTGCGATGTTCGACCCCTCGGCGGTGTTCTACATGAACAAGATCGCCGTCGGACCCGACGCCGCGCACGTGCTGGACATCACCGCGCCCATCGCCGACAACATCCGCGAGGTCGCGAAGGTCAAGAGCTTGTCGGTGCGGGACATGACCGTGTGCATCCTGGACCGCCCCCGGCACGCTCAGCTCATTCAGGACGTGCGCGACACCGGAGCGCGCATCCGGCTGATCACCGACGGCGACGTCGCCGGCGCGATCTCCACGTGTCGGCCGGGCTCGGGCACCGACATGCTGGCCGGGATCGGCGGTACCCCGGAAGGCATCATCGCCGCCGCGGCGATCCGGTGTATGGGCGGGGCCATCCAGGCGCAACTGGCGCCGCGCGATGACGCCGAACGCCGCAAGGCGCTCGACGCCGGTTACGACCTGGACCAGATCCTGACCACCAGAGATCTGGTCTCCGGCGAGAACGTCTTCTTCTGCGCGACCGGGGTGACCGACGGTGACCTGCTGCAGGGTGTGCACTACTCCCCCGGCGGTTGCACGACGCAATCGATCGTGATGCGCTCGAAGTCGGGCACCGTCCGGATGATCGAGGCCTACCACCGCCTTTCGAAGCTCAACGAATACTCCGCGATCGACTTCACCGGCGACAGCACCGCTGCCTATCCCCTGCCGTAA
- a CDS encoding class II fumarate hydratase — translation MAESGEYRIEHDTMGEVRVPAKALWRAQTQRAVENFPISGRGLERTQIRALGLLKGACAKVNADLGLLAPEKADAIIAAAAEIADGLHDDQFPIDVFQTGSGTSSNMNTNEVIASIAAANGVTVHPNDDVNMSQSSNDTFPTATHIAATEAAVRHLIPALEVLHDALATKAGEWHTVVKSGRTHLMDAVPVTLGQEFSGYARQIEAGIERVRATLPRLGELAIGGTAVGTGLNAPDGFGPKVVEALIASTGLSELSTAANSFEAQAARDGLVEASGALRTIAVSLTKIANDVRWMGSGPLTGLAEIQLPDLQPGSSIMPGKVNPVLPEAVTQVAAQVIGNDAAVAVGGLSGAFELNVYIPMMARNILESFKLLTNVSKLFAERCIIGLSANVEHLRELAESSPSIVTPLNSAIGYEEAAAVAKQALKEKKTIRQTVIDRGLIGDKLSIEELDRRLDVLAMAKVKPTN, via the coding sequence ATGGCCGAAAGCGGCGAATATCGCATCGAGCACGACACTATGGGCGAGGTACGCGTACCCGCAAAAGCGTTGTGGCGAGCCCAAACCCAGCGCGCGGTGGAGAATTTTCCGATTTCGGGCCGGGGCCTCGAGCGCACCCAGATCCGCGCTTTGGGACTGCTGAAGGGCGCCTGCGCGAAGGTGAACGCCGACCTCGGGCTGCTAGCGCCGGAGAAAGCCGACGCGATCATCGCGGCGGCGGCCGAGATCGCCGACGGACTCCACGATGACCAGTTCCCGATCGACGTCTTCCAGACCGGCTCGGGCACCAGCTCCAACATGAACACCAACGAGGTGATCGCATCCATCGCGGCCGCCAACGGCGTCACGGTGCACCCGAACGACGACGTCAACATGTCGCAGTCGTCCAATGACACCTTTCCGACCGCAACCCACATCGCGGCCACCGAAGCCGCTGTCCGGCATCTGATCCCGGCGCTCGAGGTACTGCACGACGCGCTGGCAACCAAAGCCGGCGAGTGGCACACCGTGGTCAAGTCGGGCCGCACCCACCTGATGGACGCCGTCCCGGTGACGCTCGGCCAGGAATTCAGCGGATACGCCCGCCAGATCGAGGCCGGGATCGAGCGGGTGCGTGCCACTCTGCCGCGGCTCGGCGAACTGGCTATCGGCGGAACCGCGGTGGGCACCGGGCTCAACGCTCCCGACGGCTTCGGCCCGAAGGTGGTAGAGGCGCTGATCGCTTCGACCGGGCTATCCGAATTAAGCACGGCAGCAAACTCTTTCGAGGCACAAGCCGCGCGTGACGGACTGGTGGAAGCGTCCGGCGCGCTGCGCACCATCGCCGTGTCGCTGACCAAGATCGCCAACGATGTCCGCTGGATGGGTTCCGGGCCGCTGACCGGCCTGGCCGAGATCCAACTCCCCGATCTGCAACCGGGTAGCTCAATCATGCCGGGCAAGGTCAATCCGGTTCTGCCAGAGGCAGTTACGCAGGTCGCCGCGCAGGTGATCGGCAACGACGCAGCGGTCGCCGTCGGCGGCTTGTCGGGCGCGTTCGAGCTCAACGTCTACATCCCGATGATGGCGCGCAACATCCTGGAATCGTTCAAGCTACTGACCAACGTCTCAAAGCTGTTCGCCGAGCGCTGCATTATCGGGTTGTCCGCCAATGTCGAGCACCTGCGCGAGTTGGCCGAATCGTCGCCGTCGATCGTGACACCCTTGAATTCGGCCATCGGCTACGAAGAAGCCGCCGCCGTGGCCAAGCAAGCGCTCAAAGAGAAGAAGACGATCCGTCAGACCGTCATCGACCGCGGATTGATCGGCGACAAGTTGTCGATCGAGGAGCTGGACCGCCGGCTTGATGTGCTGGCGATGGCCAAGGTTAAACCAACGAATTAG
- a CDS encoding adenylate/guanylate cyclase domain-containing protein: MEYAVDLALSYIIAVIDVAAILIPLRGHTSAATSVVFAEKDTVIVVALVLLGIIGVAVSGLFSLAPTLRWYAAGQEPTTAQRETAMKLAGRQTAILLVAWGLAGGIFVLLNLDGGAALLLPMVLGVLLGGPAAAGTGMLLAQRTLRPIMGEATRGLEPRLSVPGVFARLVMLWFLVSALPIGVVAALVTLRSYGWLIQKSASLDVPILVVSLAALLLGLPTMILTSRSISDPIGEVVDAMAQVERGHIDTTVGAYERSQIGRLQTGFNRMVAGLAERDRLRDLFGRHVGADVAQRAIEEGASLSGDVVEAAVLFIDLVGSTRLAESRPPQEVADVLNDFFRIVVEAVDEHQGLINKFAGDAALAIFGAPLRTGEPASAALATARALGTQLRRLPVVDFGIGVSAGRVFAGNIGAENRYEYTVIGDAVNEAARLADLAKTSDRRILCSAGAIDRADETERGYWAGCYSTVLRGRSEATHVSAPASPA, encoded by the coding sequence ATCGAATACGCGGTCGACCTTGCCCTGTCCTACATCATCGCCGTCATCGACGTCGCCGCCATTCTGATTCCGCTCCGGGGGCACACGTCCGCCGCCACCAGCGTCGTCTTCGCGGAAAAAGACACGGTCATAGTCGTCGCGCTGGTATTGCTGGGAATCATCGGCGTCGCGGTGTCGGGTTTGTTCAGCCTTGCTCCGACCCTGCGCTGGTATGCCGCCGGCCAAGAACCCACCACGGCGCAGCGGGAAACCGCGATGAAACTCGCGGGCCGCCAAACGGCGATCCTGCTCGTGGCCTGGGGCTTGGCCGGCGGCATCTTTGTGTTGCTCAATCTCGACGGCGGCGCCGCGCTGTTGTTGCCGATGGTGCTCGGTGTGCTGCTGGGTGGACCGGCGGCCGCGGGCACGGGAATGCTGCTCGCGCAACGCACCCTGCGTCCCATCATGGGTGAGGCGACCCGAGGGCTCGAGCCTCGGCTGTCAGTCCCGGGGGTATTCGCGCGGCTGGTCATGCTCTGGTTTCTGGTCAGCGCACTTCCGATCGGCGTCGTGGCAGCCCTGGTTACGCTGCGCTCGTACGGCTGGCTGATTCAGAAGTCCGCCTCGTTGGACGTGCCCATTCTGGTGGTCTCGCTGGCCGCGCTGCTGCTCGGGCTGCCCACGATGATCCTGACATCGCGCTCCATTTCGGATCCGATCGGCGAAGTCGTCGACGCGATGGCGCAGGTCGAACGCGGCCACATCGACACGACCGTCGGCGCCTACGAACGGTCCCAAATCGGGCGTCTGCAAACGGGATTCAACCGAATGGTGGCCGGGTTGGCCGAGCGCGACCGATTGCGCGACCTGTTCGGGCGCCATGTCGGTGCCGACGTTGCCCAGCGCGCCATCGAAGAAGGCGCATCGCTGTCCGGCGATGTCGTCGAGGCGGCGGTCCTGTTCATCGATTTGGTGGGCTCGACTCGGCTTGCGGAAAGCCGTCCGCCCCAAGAGGTTGCCGACGTGCTCAACGACTTCTTCCGGATCGTCGTCGAGGCCGTCGACGAACACCAAGGCCTGATCAACAAATTCGCGGGCGACGCCGCGCTGGCGATCTTCGGGGCGCCGCTGCGCACGGGCGAGCCGGCCTCGGCGGCGCTGGCCACCGCCCGCGCGCTGGGCACCCAACTGCGCCGGCTGCCCGTGGTTGATTTCGGGATCGGGGTTTCGGCGGGCCGTGTTTTCGCCGGCAACATCGGTGCCGAAAACCGCTATGAATACACGGTAATCGGCGACGCGGTCAACGAGGCCGCCCGGCTGGCGGACCTCGCCAAGACCTCGGATCGGCGGATCCTGTGCTCGGCAGGGGCCATCGACCGAGCCGACGAGACCGAGCGGGGGTACTGGGCGGGGTGCTATTCCACCGTGCTGCGTGGCCGCTCCGAAGCCACGCACGTCTCGGCGCCCGCGAGTCCGGCCTAG
- a CDS encoding polysaccharide deacetylase family protein — protein MRKRPDNQAWRYWRTVFGVVAAGAVLVIGGLTGHVTRADNLSCSVVKCVALTFDDGPGPFDERLLQILKDNDAKATFFLIGNKVAANPAGAKRIADAGMEIGSHTWEHPNMMTIPAEDVAAQFSKANDAINAATGRTPTLYRPAGGLSTPEVRQTAARYGMAEILWDVIPFDWANDSNTAATRYMLMTYIKPGSVVLFHDTYSSTVDLVYQFIPVLKANGYRLVTVSELLGPRAPGSSYGSRENGPPVNELHDIPPGDIPTLPDTPSPKPMPNFPITDIPGQNSGGPNNGA, from the coding sequence GTGCGCAAACGACCCGACAACCAGGCCTGGCGCTATTGGCGGACCGTGTTCGGCGTCGTGGCCGCCGGCGCGGTGCTGGTGATCGGTGGCCTGACCGGTCATGTGACGCGCGCCGACAACCTGAGCTGCTCGGTGGTCAAGTGTGTTGCGCTGACGTTCGACGACGGGCCGGGCCCGTTCGACGAGCGGCTGCTGCAAATCTTGAAGGACAACGACGCCAAGGCCACCTTCTTCCTGATCGGCAACAAGGTGGCCGCCAACCCGGCCGGCGCCAAGCGCATCGCCGACGCCGGCATGGAGATCGGCAGTCACACCTGGGAACACCCCAACATGATGACGATCCCCGCCGAAGACGTCGCGGCCCAGTTCTCCAAGGCCAACGATGCGATCAACGCCGCAACCGGCCGGACCCCGACGCTGTATCGTCCCGCCGGCGGGCTGTCCACACCCGAGGTGCGCCAGACCGCCGCGCGCTATGGGATGGCCGAAATCCTCTGGGATGTAATCCCTTTCGATTGGGCAAATGATTCGAACACGGCGGCGACGCGGTACATGCTGATGACGTACATCAAGCCGGGTTCGGTGGTGTTGTTCCACGACACCTACTCGAGCACCGTTGACCTGGTGTACCAATTCATTCCGGTGCTCAAGGCCAACGGCTACCGCCTGGTGACGGTCAGCGAACTGCTGGGGCCGCGCGCGCCGGGCAGCAGCTACGGCAGCCGGGAAAACGGGCCACCGGTCAACGAACTTCACGACATCCCGCCCGGCGACATTCCGACGCTGCCCGATACGCCGTCACCCAAGCCGATGCCGAACTTCCCGATCACCGATATTCCGGGCCAGAACTCGGGTGGGCCGAACAATGGTGCGTAA
- a CDS encoding PhoH family protein — MTDIRTYVIDTSVLLSDPWACSRFAEHEVVVPLVVISELEAKRHHHELGWFARQALRLFDDLRLEHGRLDQPIPVGTQGGSLHVELNHTDPAVLPAGFRTDSNDSRILSCAANLAAEGKRVTLVSKDIPLRVKAAAVGLAADEYHAQDVVASGWSGMQEIETAAEDIDALFADGEIDLVEARDLPCHTGIRLLGGSSHALGRVTAAKRVQLVRGDREVFGLRGRSAEQRVALDLLLDESVGIVSLGGKAGTGKSALALCAGLEAVLERRTQRKVVVFRPLYAVGGQELGYLPGSESEKMGPWAQAVFDTLEGLASPAVLEEVLSRGMLEVLPLTHIRGRSLHDSFVIVDEAQSLERNVLLTVLSRLGSGSRVVLTHDIAQRDNLRVGRHDGVAAVIEKLKGHPLFAHITLLRSERSPIAALVTEMLEEIAGPH; from the coding sequence GTGACCGATATCCGGACCTACGTGATCGACACTTCCGTACTGCTGTCCGACCCTTGGGCATGTAGTCGGTTCGCCGAACACGAGGTAGTGGTTCCCCTGGTCGTGATCAGCGAACTGGAGGCTAAACGCCACCACCACGAGCTGGGGTGGTTCGCGCGTCAGGCGTTGCGTCTGTTCGACGATCTGCGGTTGGAGCATGGGCGGCTGGATCAACCTATTCCCGTTGGTACACAGGGTGGTTCGCTGCACGTCGAGCTCAACCACACCGACCCGGCCGTGCTGCCCGCCGGTTTCCGCACCGACAGCAACGACTCCCGGATCTTGAGCTGTGCGGCCAACCTTGCCGCCGAAGGCAAGCGGGTTACGTTGGTTAGCAAGGACATTCCGCTGCGTGTCAAGGCCGCCGCGGTGGGCCTGGCCGCCGACGAGTACCACGCGCAGGATGTGGTGGCCTCCGGTTGGTCGGGAATGCAGGAGATCGAGACCGCCGCCGAGGACATCGACGCGCTCTTCGCCGACGGCGAGATCGACCTGGTCGAAGCCCGGGATCTACCCTGCCACACCGGAATTCGGCTGCTGGGCGGTAGCTCCCATGCGCTGGGCCGGGTGACCGCCGCCAAACGCGTCCAACTGGTTCGCGGTGACCGCGAGGTGTTCGGGCTGCGGGGCCGCTCCGCCGAGCAGCGCGTGGCGCTTGACCTGTTGCTCGACGAGTCGGTGGGCATCGTGTCGCTGGGCGGCAAGGCCGGCACCGGAAAGTCGGCGCTGGCCCTGTGTGCCGGTCTCGAGGCGGTGCTGGAACGGCGGACCCAGCGCAAAGTGGTGGTATTCCGTCCGCTCTACGCCGTCGGCGGCCAGGAGCTGGGCTACCTGCCCGGCAGCGAGAGCGAAAAGATGGGGCCCTGGGCGCAGGCGGTCTTCGACACCCTGGAAGGTCTGGCCAGCCCGGCCGTGCTGGAGGAAGTGCTGTCTCGCGGCATGCTCGAAGTGCTGCCGCTGACCCACATCCGGGGGCGCTCGCTGCACGACTCGTTCGTGATCGTCGACGAGGCGCAGTCGCTGGAGCGCAATGTCCTGCTGACCGTGTTGTCCAGGTTGGGCAGCGGATCGCGGGTGGTGCTGACCCACGACATCGCCCAGCGCGACAACCTGCGGGTCGGCCGTCATGACGGGGTTGCCGCGGTGATCGAAAAGCTCAAGGGTCATCCGCTGTTCGCGCACATCACTTTGTTGCGCAGCGAGCGCTCGCCGATCGCCGCACTCGTCACCGAGATGCTCGAGGAAATCGCCGGGCCGCACTGA
- a CDS encoding acyl-ACP desaturase, whose amino-acid sequence MATKPVANALTLELEPVVEAEMDRHLSTDDIWFAHDYVPFDRGENFAFLGGRDWDPSSMTLPRAFTDACEILLLLKDDLAAHHRELVEHFILEDWWGRWLGRWTAEEHLHAIALREYLVVTREVDPTANEEARVQYLMQGYRADTYTQVETLVYMALTERTHAVFCRNLAARLEEPILAGLVDRIARDEVRHELFFSNLVAHCLTYVRDETIAAIATRAGDLQVVGGDIAAYQDKVQNVADAGIFGPAELRQAISDRVTAWGVADEPRLRQFVIG is encoded by the coding sequence ATGGCAACGAAACCTGTCGCTAATGCGCTGACCCTGGAACTCGAGCCGGTCGTCGAGGCCGAGATGGATCGCCACCTCTCCACCGACGACATTTGGTTCGCCCACGATTACGTGCCGTTCGACCGCGGCGAGAACTTCGCCTTCCTCGGCGGCCGCGACTGGGACCCGTCCAGCATGACGCTGCCACGGGCGTTCACCGACGCCTGCGAGATCCTGTTGCTGCTCAAGGACGACCTGGCCGCGCATCACCGCGAGCTCGTCGAGCACTTCATTCTCGAGGACTGGTGGGGCCGCTGGCTGGGCCGGTGGACCGCGGAGGAGCACCTGCACGCGATCGCGCTGCGGGAATACCTGGTGGTGACCCGCGAGGTGGACCCCACCGCCAACGAAGAAGCCCGCGTCCAGTACCTGATGCAGGGTTACCGCGCCGACACGTATACGCAGGTGGAAACCCTGGTATACATGGCGCTCACGGAGCGCACCCATGCCGTCTTCTGCCGCAACCTGGCCGCTCGGCTCGAGGAGCCCATCTTGGCCGGGCTTGTCGACCGCATCGCCCGCGACGAGGTGCGCCACGAGCTGTTCTTCTCGAATCTCGTCGCGCACTGCCTCACCTACGTTCGTGACGAGACGATCGCCGCGATCGCGACCCGCGCGGGCGACCTGCAGGTCGTCGGTGGCGACATCGCCGCGTACCAGGACAAGGTGCAAAACGTCGCCGACGCCGGGATTTTCGGTCCCGCCGAGCTGCGTCAGGCGATCTCCGACCGCGTCACCGCATGGGGCGTCGCCGACGAACCCCGACTGCGGCAGTTCGTCATCGGCTGA
- the glyA gene encoding serine hydroxymethyltransferase has product MSAPLAEVDPDIAELLGKELGRQRDTLEMIASENFVPRSVLQAQGSVLTNKYAEGLPGRRYYGGCEYVDVVENIARDRAKALFGADFANVQPHSGAQANAAVLHALMSPGERLLGLDLANGGHLTHGMKLNFSGKLYENGFYGVDPTTHLVDMDAVRAQALEFRPKVIVAGWSAYPRILDFAAFRSIADEVDAKLWVDMAHFAGLVAVGLHPSPVPDADVVSTTIHKTLGGGRSGMLLGKQEYAKAVNSAVFPGQQGGPLMHVIAGKAVALKIAGTPEFAERQQRTLSGARILADRLLAADVAKAGVSVVSGGTDVHLVLVDLRNSPLDGQAAEDLLHEVGITVNRNAVPNDPRPPMVTSGLRIGTPALATRGFGDAEFSEVADVIATALAAGTSASEGQVSGLRQRVTRLAREFPLYEGLEDWSLVGR; this is encoded by the coding sequence ATGTCCGCCCCGCTCGCCGAAGTCGACCCGGACATCGCCGAGCTGCTCGGCAAAGAGCTCGGCCGCCAACGCGACACGCTCGAGATGATCGCGTCGGAGAACTTCGTGCCCCGCTCGGTACTGCAGGCCCAGGGCAGCGTGCTCACCAATAAGTACGCGGAAGGGCTTCCCGGCCGGCGTTACTACGGCGGTTGCGAGTACGTCGATGTCGTGGAGAACATCGCCCGCGACCGCGCCAAGGCGTTATTCGGTGCCGATTTCGCCAATGTGCAGCCGCACTCCGGCGCCCAGGCCAACGCCGCGGTGCTGCACGCCCTGATGTCACCGGGGGAGCGGCTGCTGGGTCTGGACCTGGCCAACGGTGGGCATCTGACGCACGGGATGAAGCTCAACTTCTCCGGCAAGCTCTACGAGAACGGCTTCTACGGTGTCGACCCGACGACGCATCTCGTCGACATGGACGCGGTGCGCGCCCAAGCGCTCGAATTCCGGCCGAAGGTGATCGTCGCCGGCTGGTCGGCCTACCCGCGCATCCTCGACTTCGCGGCGTTCCGGTCGATCGCCGACGAAGTCGACGCCAAGCTCTGGGTGGACATGGCCCACTTCGCGGGCCTGGTTGCGGTCGGATTGCACCCTTCTCCGGTGCCGGACGCCGATGTCGTGTCCACCACCATCCACAAGACGCTCGGTGGCGGCCGCTCCGGGATGCTGCTCGGGAAGCAGGAGTACGCCAAGGCCGTCAACTCGGCGGTGTTCCCCGGCCAGCAGGGCGGACCGCTGATGCACGTGATCGCGGGTAAGGCGGTCGCGCTGAAGATCGCCGGCACCCCAGAATTCGCCGAGCGGCAGCAGCGCACGCTGTCCGGCGCCCGGATCCTGGCCGACCGGCTGTTGGCCGCCGATGTCGCCAAGGCCGGCGTCTCGGTGGTCAGCGGCGGCACCGACGTCCATCTGGTGCTGGTCGACCTGCGCAACTCTCCGCTCGACGGGCAGGCCGCCGAGGACCTGCTGCACGAGGTCGGCATCACGGTCAACCGCAACGCCGTGCCCAACGACCCGCGGCCGCCCATGGTGACGTCGGGCCTGCGGATCGGGACGCCGGCGCTGGCCACTCGCGGCTTCGGCGACGCCGAGTTCAGCGAGGTCGCCGACGTGATCGCGACCGCGCTGGCGGCCGGCACCTCGGCCTCCGAAGGGCAAGTGTCGGGTCTGCGGCAGCGCGTGACGCGGCTGGCCCGGGAGTTCCCGCTGTACGAGGGCCTCGAGGACTGGTCATTGGTCGGTCGGTAG
- the coaA gene encoding type I pantothenate kinase: protein MPRLSEPSPYVEFDRKQWRALRMSTPLALTEEELVGLRGLGEQIDLLEVEEVYLPLARLIHLQVAARQRLFAATSEFLGEPQQNPDRPVPFIIGVAGSVAVGKSTTARVLQALLARWDHHPRVDLVTTDGFLYPNAELDRRNLMHRKGFPESYNRRALMRFVTSVKSGSDYACAPVYSHLRYDIISGAKHVVRHPDILILEGLNVLQTGPTLMVSDLFDFSLYVDARIEDIEQWYVSRFLAMRGTAFADPESHFHHYSALNDTKAAAAAREIWRSINRPNLVENILPTRPRATLVLRKDADHSINRLRLRKL from the coding sequence ATGCCCCGGCTGAGCGAGCCGAGCCCATATGTGGAGTTCGACCGAAAGCAGTGGCGCGCGTTGCGCATGTCGACGCCGCTGGCCCTGACTGAAGAGGAACTTGTCGGTCTGCGTGGTCTCGGCGAGCAGATCGACCTCCTCGAGGTCGAAGAGGTGTATCTGCCGCTGGCCCGGCTCATCCACCTTCAGGTCGCGGCGCGGCAGCGATTGTTCGCCGCCACTTCGGAATTCCTCGGTGAGCCGCAGCAGAACCCGGACCGGCCGGTGCCGTTCATCATCGGCGTGGCCGGCAGCGTGGCGGTCGGGAAGTCGACCACCGCCCGCGTACTGCAGGCGTTGCTGGCCCGCTGGGATCACCACCCGCGGGTCGACCTGGTGACCACCGATGGCTTCCTCTACCCGAATGCCGAGCTGGACCGTCGAAACCTCATGCACCGCAAGGGCTTTCCGGAAAGCTATAACCGCCGGGCACTGATGCGGTTCGTCACCTCGGTCAAATCGGGTTCCGACTATGCATGTGCGCCGGTGTACTCGCACCTGCGCTACGACATCATCTCCGGGGCCAAACACGTGGTCCGGCATCCGGACATCCTGATCCTGGAGGGCCTCAACGTCTTGCAGACCGGCCCGACCCTGATGGTGTCGGACCTGTTCGACTTCTCGCTGTACGTGGACGCCCGAATCGAAGACATCGAACAGTGGTACGTCTCGCGGTTCCTGGCCATGCGTGGCACGGCCTTCGCCGACCCGGAATCCCACTTCCACCACTACTCGGCCCTCAACGACACCAAGGCGGCCGCCGCCGCGCGCGAGATCTGGCGATCGATCAACCGGCCTAATCTGGTCGAGAACATTCTTCCGACCCGGCCCCGCGCGACCCTGGTGCTGCGCAAGGACGCCGACCACTCCATCAACCGGCTCCGGCTGCGCAAGCTGTAA
- a CDS encoding methyltransferase has product MFSSRIPAARVARIVEIVRHHFGRLQQRMGPPPIAVMEMIMNAWAAQAITAAADLGIADQLAKGPLQIDELASAVSADADALSRLLRALTSRGLFRLRRDGRYELTPLGDCLRTDAEVSLRGLARFLGAPQHREHWSHLTDVIRTGRPAVPALRGKPMFEYLADEPEFAEIFNAAMTSMSELAIAAVTTEYDFSRYDTIVDVGGGHGRLLAAILQATPSAHGVLYDLPQVVAGAPAVLAECGVQDRVKIVPGSFFEAIPDSGDAYVLKHVIHDWSDDEAVQILRNVRKAAGAGKHVLLVEFVLPGHDREFVGNWGDLEMLLVVGARERSAAGYARLLGRAGFRMTRVVETASPYSVVEAVAV; this is encoded by the coding sequence ATGTTTTCGTCTAGAATTCCGGCCGCTCGAGTTGCTCGGATCGTCGAGATCGTCCGGCATCATTTCGGTCGGTTACAGCAGCGCATGGGTCCGCCGCCGATTGCGGTGATGGAGATGATCATGAATGCTTGGGCTGCCCAGGCGATTACCGCCGCAGCCGACCTCGGCATCGCCGACCAGCTCGCGAAGGGTCCGCTGCAAATTGACGAGCTGGCGAGTGCGGTCAGCGCCGATGCCGACGCCCTGAGCCGACTGCTGCGGGCCTTGACGAGCCGGGGCCTCTTCCGGCTACGCCGCGACGGCCGCTACGAACTCACCCCGCTGGGGGACTGCTTGCGCACTGACGCTGAGGTGTCGCTGCGCGGGTTGGCCCGGTTTCTGGGAGCACCCCAGCATCGCGAGCATTGGAGCCATCTCACCGATGTCATTCGCACCGGGCGTCCCGCCGTCCCGGCCTTGCGCGGTAAGCCGATGTTCGAATACCTGGCCGACGAGCCGGAATTCGCGGAAATCTTCAATGCCGCCATGACGAGCATGTCCGAACTGGCGATCGCGGCCGTGACCACGGAGTACGACTTCAGCCGCTACGACACCATCGTCGATGTGGGTGGCGGGCACGGACGGCTGTTGGCCGCGATTCTGCAAGCTACCCCGTCGGCGCATGGCGTCCTGTACGACCTGCCCCAAGTTGTGGCGGGCGCCCCGGCCGTGTTGGCGGAATGCGGCGTGCAGGATCGGGTGAAAATCGTTCCGGGTTCGTTCTTCGAGGCGATACCGGATAGCGGCGATGCCTATGTGCTCAAGCATGTGATCCACGACTGGTCCGACGACGAGGCCGTGCAGATTTTGCGCAACGTGCGGAAGGCGGCCGGCGCGGGTAAGCACGTGCTGCTCGTCGAATTCGTCCTTCCGGGACACGACCGCGAATTTGTGGGCAACTGGGGGGACCTGGAAATGCTCCTCGTAGTGGGTGCCCGCGAGCGCTCGGCTGCGGGATATGCCCGATTGCTGGGCCGCGCCGGATTCCGCATGACCCGGGTGGTGGAGACGGCGTCGCCGTACAGCGTCGTCGAGGCGGTCGCCGTGTAA